One stretch of Toxoplasma gondii ME49 chromosome XI, whole genome shotgun sequence DNA includes these proteins:
- a CDS encoding hypothetical protein (encoded by transcript TGME49_313418) — translation MRKVEMGTKRKVEKEERKVEKPSLVVSTHLVRGTGEVLKSGLWKTGNSSGMGPACFSQKPKRQAPLCKRRGEDKCTLEKSHFIHMSRPTCLLEFVFFFIPKLGKHTAKSG, via the exons atgagAAAGGTCGAAAtggggacgaagagaaaagttgaaaaggaagagagaaaagtcgaAAAG CCCAGCCTCGTGGTGTCGACGCACTTGGTTCGAGGGACCGGAGAAGTCTTGAAATCCGGACTGTGGAAAACGGGGAACTCATCAGGAATGGGGCCTGCCTGCTTCTCACAAAAACCGAAACGTCAAGCGCCCCTGTGCAAGCGTCGCGGCGAGGACAAGTGCACCCTCGAGAAAAGTCACTTCATTCACATGTCGCGGCCAACTTGCCTTCTAGAAttcgtgtttttcttcaTCCCCAAGCTCGGGAAACATACCGCCAAGAGCGGCTGA